In Salinigranum marinum, one DNA window encodes the following:
- a CDS encoding DUF7508 domain-containing protein → MSLRKPWKPLSKETLRAVPDRYGVYELGDDDGNSLGVDAGPLRDELKEALAYGDGSTVRWQVATSREHAESMLDDHR, encoded by the coding sequence GTGAGCCTCCGCAAGCCCTGGAAACCCCTGTCGAAGGAGACGCTTCGGGCGGTGCCGGACCGGTACGGCGTGTACGAACTCGGTGACGACGACGGGAACTCCCTCGGCGTCGACGCCGGCCCGCTCCGGGACGAACTGAAGGAGGCGCTCGCGTACGGCGACGGCTCGACGGTCCGGTGGCAGGTCGCCACCTCGCGCGAACACGCCGAGT